One genomic region from Epinephelus fuscoguttatus linkage group LG8, E.fuscoguttatus.final_Chr_v1 encodes:
- the rasip1 gene encoding ras-interacting protein 1: MEGSGSPRFRKLHFPVGLWINSPRKHFAKLGGRWPSAISVKSTTSSDAASLHEAPSAPSSSLSNSTPSLASPTPSPSPSPAFLRPRPAGPQSRTKRLSHLFLRGRSNSDRDRAVGEREREVWAHSAAPTSHHYLPPASSSAPGLIKIYGDALSSGANYRSLLANIHSTARQLIAQVITRYTEREREETDDAVLQKHSPEDFLLCDVIGKPIQQPDGAIKWETECRRSVAPWECPLLLVDMWRPKDGFERRFEIQRKEDYEREEREREKEREREGENYQGVRWRRSRMSSGGGPEESERGHRGRNSELRRSISDMNLSLRRRQGNHVSNDPRGSGNRPNNNGGVQDRKNIVSMISPQPGEIRASRAEAKVGWTNQPEDDKDYSSCDLEVMSQSLILPPTDRPYFLLLQGYDQSKDFVLYIMAGHTHVFGRKPTVREREKDRERERKGKRPLKVDTFLSAPDLLARHLLIRRDSAVPEAPARQALMRPFRGGAVTHNGVALYRETVLKPGDVIGLGNHFLFLYRDPRVTPAPPLALTLPWQADASITCCPSGLVDRQEALRQYLGSTEAELKFHPRHADTLLQEIISKNSSPDSGGGPLAPAYLLSIMIDHASKHLDPALTPQILLKSANLIKEIVWDNIKEFGDKHPTQNSTEQEGEISTPNVQKLSSDLRPLMFWMSNATELLNFFQVKVEVMEKEWEFEAPGDPVLTADMDTCSEALAQLDDVIMHTFQQCVYHLTKTLYSLLPALLDTNPFSSEEKEKEKDGARGAEGEEKRGEEGEVDDVSTLPPRVAGLVEVYRCSLMLSREACLSPPLTSQTFGYLFFFTNTSLLNTLLERDGLFSWSRAVQIRTNLDLVLDWLQGAGLGDIASEFMKKLSVTVNFLCIPKTRLIQSSWTSLQEDHVLLSPSQLHHLLTHYKLGPTRAPPASWAPPPGTELSGDIFESFLDHPPLILPNETPRLDLSQPIPSPELQKEVTRLRTFLWGLDQDELPANQRTRL, from the exons aTGGAGGGGTCTGGCAGTCCTCGCTTCAGAAAGCTCCATTTCCCAGTGGGTCTGTGGATCAACTCACCCAGGAAACACTTTGCCAAGCTGGGGGGTCGCTGGCCCAGCGCTATTTCTGTCAA GTCGACCACCAGCTCTGACGCAGCCTCCCTCCACGAGGCCCCCTCTGCTCCTTCCTCTTCCCTTTCTAACTCCACCCCCTCGCTGGCTTCCCCTACCCCGTCCCCATCTCCTTCCCCGGCCTTCCTTAGGCCGCGGCCTGCCGGGCCCCAGTCCCGCACAAAGCGCCTTTCCCACCTCTTCCTGCGAGGGCGCTCTAACAGCGACAGGGACCGGGCGGTgggggagagggaaagagaggttTGGGCTCATTCAGCTGCCCCCACCTCCCACCACTACTTGCCCCCTGCCTCTTCTTCTGCCCCGGGCCTGATCAAGATCTACGGGGATGCCCTCTCCAGTGGGGCCAACTACCGCTCCCTGCTGGCCAACATTCACTCTACAGCTAGACAGCTCATCGCTCAGGTCATCACTCGGTAcactgagagggagagggaggagacagatgACGCAG TTCTCCAGAAACACAGCCCAGAGGACTTCCTgttgtgtgatgtcattggaaAGCCCATCCAGCAGCCAGATGGAGCTATCAAATGGGAGACAGAGTGCCGGAGAAGCGTTGCCCCATGGGAATGTCCCTTGTTGTTAGTGGACATGTGGCGGCCTAAGGATGGATTTGAGCGACGCTTTGAAATCCAGAGAAAGGAAGACtatgagagagaagagagggagagggagaaggagcgtgagagggagggagagaactATCAAG GTGTGCGCTGGCGGCGGAGCAGGATGTCATCAGGAGGCGGACCAGAGGAGAGCGAGCGCGGTCACCGTGGAAGGAACTCAGAGCTCAGGAGGAGCATCAGTGACATGAACCTAAGTCTGCGGCGTCGCCAAGGCAACCATGTCAGCAATGACCCACGTGGCTCCGGTAACCGGCCTAACAACAACGGAGGAGTGCAGGACAGGAAGAACATTGTGAGCATGATCAGCCCGCAGCCAGGAGAG attagAGCTTCAAGAGCTGAAGCAAAGGTCGGATGGACAAACCAGCCAGAGGACGACAAGGATTACTCCAGCTGTGACCTggaagtgatgtcacaaagtCTGATCCTTCCACCCACAGACCGACCCTACTTCCTGTTACTGCAGGGTTACGATCAGAGCAAG gattttgttttgtatatCATGGCGGGACATACGCATGTTTTTGGAAGGAAGCCCACagtaagagaaagagagaaggatagagaaagggagaggaaggggaagAGGCCTCTGAAGGTGGACACCTTCCTCTCTGCCCCTGACCTCTTGGCCAGACACTTATTGATCAGGAGAGACTCAGCTGTTCCTGAGGCGCCCGCTAGACAAG CTCTGATGCGGCCCTTCAGAGGAGGAGCAGTCACACACAACGGAGTGGCACTTTACAGGGAGACGGTCCTAAAGCCTGGAGATGTGATTGGTCTGGGGAACCACTTCCTTTTCCTGTACCGTGACCCCCGTGTGACCCCAGCTCCACCGCTGGCATTGACCTTGCCATGGCAGGCGGATGCCTCTATCACCTGCTGCCCCTCAGGGCTGGTGGACAGACAGGAAGCTCTCAGGCAGTACCTGGGATCTACGGAGGCAGAACTGAAGTTTCATCCTCGTCACGCAGATACTCTGTTACAG GAGATAATCTCCAAAAATTCCTCCCCAGACTCTGGAGGCGGGCCTTTAGCTCCTGCGTATCTCCTGTCAATCATGATAGATCATGCCTCCAAACACCTTGACCCTGCTCTCACGCCACAGATATTACTCAAGTCTGCCAACCTAATCAAAGAAATTGTCTGg GATAACATTAAGGAATTTGGGGATAAGCATCCCACGCAAAA CTCCACAGAGCAGGAAGGTGAGATAAGCACACCGAATGTCCAGAAACTGTCATCGGACCTGCGACCTCTGATGTTCTGGATGTCAAATGCCACAGAGCTCCTCAACTTCTTCCAGGTCAAAGTTGAGGTCATGGAGAAAGAGTGGGAGTTTGAGG CTCCGGGGGACCCAGTTTTGACGGCCGACATGGACACCTGCTCAGAAGCTCTCGCGCAGCTGGACGACGTCATCATGCACACCTTCCAACAGTGTGTGTATCACCTCACCAAG ACCCTGTACTCACTCCTCCCAGCTCTCCTGGACACCAACCCATTCTCCAGcgaggagaaagagaaggagaaggacGGAGCTCGGggtgcagagggagaggagaaaagaggagaggaaggagaggtggATGACGTGTCCACCTTGCCGCCCAGAGTCGCCGGGCTGGTGGAAGTGTATCGCTGTTCTTTGATGCTGTCGCGGGAGGCGTGTCTGTCCCCGCCACTCACCTCCCAAACCTTTGGctacctcttcttcttcaccaACACCTCCCTGCTCAACACTTTGCTGGAGAGAG atGGACTGTTTTCGTGGTCCAGAGCAGTCCAGATCCGTACAAACTTGGACCTGGTGTTGGACTGGCTACAGGGGGCGGGACTTGGAGACATAGCCTCTGAGTTTATGAAGAAACTGTCAGTCACAGTCAACTTCCTGTGTATTCCCAAGACTCGTCTTATCCAG TCATCCTGGACCAGTCTACAGGAGGACCATGTCTTGTTAAGTCCTTCCCAGTTGCACCACCTGCTCACCCATTACAAGTTGGGTCCAACCAGAGCCCCGCCAGCATCCTGGGCCCCTCCGCCAGGCACAGAGCTGAGTGGAG ACATCTTTGAGAGCTTCCTGGACCATCCGCCTCTCATCCTGCCAAATGAGACTCCACGCCTTGACCTCTCCCAGCCAATCCCCAGCCCTGAGCTCCAAAAGGAGGTGACACGTCTCCGCACCTTCTTGTGGGGACTCGACCAGGATGAGCTCCCCGCCAATCAGAGGACTCGGCTTTGA
- the LOC125893177 gene encoding cytochrome c oxidase subunit 6B1: MSETIEDKIRNYRTAPFDARFPNTNQTRNCFQNYLDFHRCNKALSAKGQDVAPCDWYHRVYKTLCPMSWVGKWDEQIESGSFPGKI, encoded by the exons ATGTCTGAGACAATTGAGGACAAGATCAGGAACTACAGGACGGCTCCCTTTGACGCCCGTTTCCCAAACACTAACCAGACCCGCAACTGCTTCCAGAACTACCTGG ACTTCCACAGGTGCAACAAGGCCCTGTCAGCCAAAGGCCAGGATGTGGCTCCCTGTGACTGGTACCACAGGGTTTACAAGACCCTCTGTCCCATGAGCTGG GTCGGCAAATGGGATGAGCAGATAGAGAGCGGAAGTTTCCCTGGGAAGATCTGA